The following is a genomic window from Hymenobacter chitinivorans DSM 11115.
GGCTATGATCAGCAGCGGCTCGTGACGGCCGCAAGCCCCGGCAACAGTGGCTTCAACGCGGGCTGGTATTCCCCCAGCGCAGCTACCAACACGATGGGCGTCGGCGTGGGCTATACCTTCAATATTGCCCCAGGCAAGCTGCTGGAGTTTGACGGCCCTCTCAACAACGGTCCGATTAGCCGCAGTAATCTGGCCCGCAACGAGGAGGCCGACGGCGGCTGGCACCTACTGGGTAACCCGTATCCGGCACCTATCGACTGGCGCCAGACGTTCACGGGGGCAACTAACCTGCTGAATTCCGTCTACGTGTTTAAGTCCTCGGGGCAGTATGACGGTAGCTACGTCAGCTACGTCAATGGTGTAGGGGAAGCCCGCTACATTGCTTCCGGGCAGGCGTTCTTCGTGCGCGTGGCAGCCCCTAACCTCGTTGGTAGTCTGGATTTTACCAACTCGGCCCGCCTCACGACCTATCTGAGCCCTGACTTTAGTCGTCCCGCTACCACTGAAGCTCGGCCCCTGGTGCAACTGGATCTGGTGAGCGGCGAGCGGCACGATGCTGCCTACGTTTACTTCGAACAAGGTGCCACTGCCGGCTTCGATGCCGCCTACGACGCCTACAAAATCACGGCCGGCGAGGTAGCCGCCCTCTCGGTGCAAGCCGGTGCCGAGGTACTGTCCATCAGTGGGTTACCTAATACCCTGGCGGCCGGTCAAGTGACGGTGCCCCTGAGCGTATACGTCCCCAAAGCTGGCAATTATGCCCTGGCCGCAACCCAACTGCTCAACCTGCCCGCCGGCGTAACGGTGTACTTGCGTGACGCGCAAACCGGAGCTCTGGTAAACCTGCAGCAGCAGCCGGAATATGCCTTCAGCACTGGCGCCCCGCTGTACACGACCACCCGCTTCACGCTGGTATTCAGCCCCCAGCAGGTGTTGGCTAGCTTTACGGCCCAGCTTAGTACCCAAGTAGCCTTGTACCCGAATCCTGCTCAGCGGGAAGTTACGGTCACCTTGCCGGCCCTTCTGCGCCAGCCTGGTAGCGCCCTGAGCCTGGTAAACGCGCTTGGCCAAACGGTGCTTCGGCAGGCGGTGCCCGCCACCGGCCCGGATGGCACAATGCGCCTAGCCCTAGCCGGAGTTGCCAAAGGCGTATACACATTGCGCATCAGCAGCCCGGCCGGCAGCGCGAGCAAGAAGCTGGTGGTGGAATAGCTTCGCCATTAGCCAACAAAAAAGGCTCTGCCGTATGGCAGAGCCTTTTTTGGTAAAAAACAGTGGTTACGCTTCAAACTCGGCATCCACGTGCAGGCGGATTTCTTCGCGAATCTGCTCGGCAGTCAGCCATTCCTCGTTGTTGGCCGAGTCGTAGTAGAAGCCGTCGGGCACGCGCTTACCGTGGAAGTGCTGGATAAACTCCTCCACGTCCCAGCGCGGGGTGAAGGGCAGAATTACGTAGTATTTCTGCAGCTCCACGGTGCTCAGCGCGTCGGTTTCGGTAATCATGGCCTCGTGCAGCTTCTCGCCGGGGCGGATGCCCACAATTTCCTGCTTGCACTCGGGGCCGATGGCTTTGGCCACTTCCGTAATTTTGTAGGAAGGAATCTTGGGCACAAAGATTTCCCCGCCCCAGGCGTGCTCCAGGGCGTACAGCACGAGGTCCACGCCCTGCTCCAGGGAGATGTTGAAGCGGGTCATGTCGGGGTGGGTAATGGGCAGCACGCCGGTATGGCGGCGCTGCAGGAAAAACGGCACTACCGAGCCCCGGGAGCCGATTACGTTGCCGTAGCGCACCACCGAAAAGCGCAAATCCCGGGAACCCTTCATGTTGTTGGCGGCCACGAAGAGCTTATCCGAGCAGAGCTTGGTGGCCCCGTAGAGGTTGATGGGGGCGGCGGCCTTATCGGTGCTCAGGGCCACCACGTCTTTCACGCCGCAGTCGAGGGCGGCCGTAATGACGTTTTCAGCCCCGAAAATGTTGGTCTTGATGCATTCCATCGGGTTGTACTCGGCTGCCGGCACCTGCTTGAGGGCCGCCGCGTGCACAATAACGTCGATGCCCTCGCAGGCGCGCTTGAGCCGCTCCCCGTCGCGCACGTCGCCGATGAAGTAGCGGATGGCCGGGTATTTCGAATGGGGAAACACCTGCGACATTTCGTACTGCTTCAGCTCGTCGCGGGAGTACACCACCAGGCGCTTGACCTGCGGAAACTGCTCGAAGACGGTCTGCACGAATTTTTTGCCGAAAGAACCGGTACCACCCGTTACCAGAATGGATTTATGATTTAAGTCGAGGCTCATAAGTAGAGGAAAGCCGTTGTCGCCCGACGGGCGGGCGAAAGGAGGGCAAAAGTAGGCATTCCCGGCCTAGCTTCCGTACTTTTGTCGGGGCTTGGTTGTTGGTGGTCAGGTTTTCGTTTTTGACCGCCGGCGTCAGATTCTCGGACCTCAGCCCTCGAAATACCCCGCAGCCGGGCCAATTGCATGAGCGAAAAACCAACAATCAGCCCCGAAAATCCAGTTTCCGAGCCCATCAAGGTCGTTATCTGGGACCTGGACGACACGTTTTGGCGGGGTACCCTCTCGGAAGGGGCCGTGGAGGAGCTGGAAGAAAATCTGGCCTTGGTGCGCGCCACGGCGGCCCGCGGCATCGTGCACACCATCGTTTCCAAAAACGACTTCGCCCTGGCCGAGACCAAGCTCATTGAGCTCGGAATCCGGGACCTGTTCGTCTTTCCCCAGATCAGCTGGCAGCCCAAGGGTCCGATTATCAAGGAGCTGCTCGAAAAGATGCAGCTGCGAGCCCCCAACGCCCTGTTTTTGGACGACAACCCCATCAACCGGGCCGAGGCCCAGTACTACAACCCCCAGTTACAAGTAGCCGACCCCGCCGACCTGCCCCACCTGGCGCCCCGGCTGCGGGCCAGCGGCAAGCCAGACCCCACCTTCAGCCGCCTGGAGCAGTACAAGCTGCTGGAGCGGCAGCAGCAGGCCCGCTCCGGCTACCAGGACAACCTGGCCTTCCTGCGCGACTCCCAGGTGCGCATCGAGTTCCGGGAAGGTGCCCGGGTGTGGCCCGACCTGGACCGGATTGAGGAGCTGATTAACCGCTCCAACCAGCTGAACTTCACCAAGCAGCGCGTCAGCAAGGACACTCTGGCTGCCGACCTGCGCGACCCGCAGCAGCGCTGGGGCACCGTGCGGGTCCAGGACCGGTTCGGCGACTACGGCCTGGTGGGCGTGTACGCAGTAAACCGGACCGAGAACCGCCTGGTCCAGCTCGTGTTTTCCTGCCGGATTCTGCATTTGGGCGTCGAGCAGTTCACCTACGCCTGGCTGGGTTTCCCGGCTTTGGAAGTGCAGGGCGAAGTAGCAACTGCGCTCAACACTATCGACCAGCCCGACTGGATTAGCGTGCAAACTGAGTCGGAAGCAGCGGCGGCAGCCCAACCAACCGCCAAACCTACGGCCGACAAGCTGCGGGTGCTACTTAAGGGCGGCTGCGATTTGGGCCAGCTCACCCCGTTTTTGCAGGCCTACGAGCTGACGGTGGCGGAGGAGTTCAACTTCAACAATG
Proteins encoded in this region:
- the pseB gene encoding UDP-N-acetylglucosamine 4,6-dehydratase (inverting), whose translation is MSLDLNHKSILVTGGTGSFGKKFVQTVFEQFPQVKRLVVYSRDELKQYEMSQVFPHSKYPAIRYFIGDVRDGERLKRACEGIDVIVHAAALKQVPAAEYNPMECIKTNIFGAENVITAALDCGVKDVVALSTDKAAAPINLYGATKLCSDKLFVAANNMKGSRDLRFSVVRYGNVIGSRGSVVPFFLQRRHTGVLPITHPDMTRFNISLEQGVDLVLYALEHAWGGEIFVPKIPSYKITEVAKAIGPECKQEIVGIRPGEKLHEAMITETDALSTVELQKYYVILPFTPRWDVEEFIQHFHGKRVPDGFYYDSANNEEWLTAEQIREEIRLHVDAEFEA